The proteins below come from a single Nocardiopsis gilva YIM 90087 genomic window:
- a CDS encoding cobalamin B12-binding domain-containing protein, whose product MTESGSESELEPPQNEVSKGTVVVTTMASDSHTWNLVFLQLLIEELGYDVVNLGPCVPDDLLVRECRGIAPAMVVISSVNGHGYQEGMRVIGKLREAGELVATPMVIGGKLGISGGEDTGHIDELMAAGFDGVFQDGVSGVADFQKFIETAPTKGRQITETSGATA is encoded by the coding sequence TTGACTGAGTCAGGGTCTGAGTCCGAGCTGGAGCCTCCGCAGAACGAGGTCAGCAAGGGGACCGTCGTCGTCACCACCATGGCGTCCGACTCCCACACCTGGAACCTCGTGTTCCTCCAGCTCCTCATCGAGGAGCTGGGCTACGACGTGGTCAACCTTGGGCCCTGTGTCCCGGACGACCTCCTGGTGCGTGAGTGCCGCGGCATCGCCCCGGCGATGGTGGTCATCAGCAGCGTCAACGGCCACGGCTACCAGGAGGGAATGCGGGTCATCGGCAAGCTGCGCGAGGCCGGAGAGCTGGTCGCCACGCCGATGGTGATCGGCGGGAAGCTCGGCATCTCCGGCGGTGAGGACACCGGGCACATCGACGAGCTGATGGCCGCGGGCTTCGACGGGGTATTCCAGGACGGCGTCAGCGGCGTCGCCGACTTCCAGAAGTTCATCGAGACGGCGCCGACGAAGGGCCGGCAGATCACGGAGACGTCCGGGGCCACCGCGTGA
- a CDS encoding type III PLP-dependent enzyme, protein MTRYADLAERYGSPLYVYDLDRVAAARRDLFAALPEEFELFYAIKANPHPEVVRTLREGGDSGGVRACRAEISSTGELAVALAAGFSGEKILYTGPGKTGRELREAIGLGVRMFSVESLGDMRHIGEAAVELGVEVDALLRVNSASASATTSIRMTGTPSQFGIDSEILPEVLPELRAVPGTRVAGFHFFPLSNAKNEEALIGEFQNTIALAARLQEELDLPLRFLDIGGGFTLPYAVPGERPIYGKLRSELESTLDVHLPGWRDGAPRIACESGRYLVGDSGTLVAGVSNVKESRGRKFVILDAGINTFGGMSGLGRLLPVAVQLEAEEEPSQKATLVGPLCTPGDILGREVALPPLDSGDVVSIPNAGAYGPTASLLMFLGRPAPTEVIVRGDEVVSVSRIEHTRSYQVGSGPNVRQ, encoded by the coding sequence GTGACACGATACGCCGACTTGGCCGAACGCTACGGCTCGCCGCTGTACGTCTACGACCTCGACCGGGTGGCCGCCGCACGGCGGGACCTGTTCGCCGCGCTGCCGGAGGAGTTCGAGCTCTTCTACGCGATCAAGGCGAACCCGCACCCCGAGGTGGTGCGCACCCTCCGCGAGGGCGGCGACAGCGGCGGCGTCCGGGCCTGCCGCGCGGAGATCAGCTCCACTGGGGAGCTCGCCGTGGCCCTGGCCGCCGGGTTCAGCGGGGAGAAGATCCTCTACACCGGCCCGGGCAAGACCGGGCGCGAACTCCGCGAGGCCATCGGGCTCGGCGTCCGGATGTTCTCGGTGGAGTCCCTGGGCGACATGCGGCACATCGGCGAGGCCGCCGTGGAGCTGGGGGTCGAGGTCGACGCCCTGCTACGCGTCAACAGCGCCTCGGCCAGCGCCACCACCAGCATCCGGATGACCGGCACGCCCTCGCAGTTCGGGATCGACAGCGAGATCCTGCCCGAGGTGCTGCCCGAGCTGCGCGCCGTGCCCGGCACGCGCGTCGCGGGCTTCCACTTCTTCCCGCTGAGCAACGCGAAGAACGAGGAAGCGCTCATCGGGGAGTTCCAGAACACCATCGCGCTGGCCGCGCGCCTGCAGGAGGAGCTCGACCTCCCGCTGCGCTTCCTCGACATCGGCGGCGGCTTCACCCTCCCCTACGCGGTGCCCGGGGAGCGCCCGATCTACGGCAAGCTGCGCTCCGAACTGGAGAGCACCCTGGACGTACACCTGCCCGGCTGGCGCGACGGCGCGCCCCGGATCGCGTGCGAGTCCGGCCGCTACCTGGTGGGCGACAGCGGGACGCTGGTCGCTGGGGTCAGCAACGTCAAGGAGAGCCGCGGCCGGAAGTTCGTCATCCTCGACGCCGGGATCAACACCTTCGGCGGCATGTCCGGCCTGGGACGGCTGCTCCCGGTCGCCGTGCAGCTGGAGGCTGAGGAGGAGCCGTCGCAGAAGGCCACCCTCGTCGGCCCGCTGTGCACCCCCGGCGACATCCTCGGCCGCGAGGTCGCCCTGCCGCCCCTCGACTCCGGCGACGTGGTCAGCATCCCCAACGCCGGGGCCTACGGCCCCACCGCGAGCCTGCTCATGTTCCTGGGGCGGCCCGCACCGACAGAAGTGATCGTCCGGGGCGACGAGGTCGTCTCGGTCTCCCGAATCGAACACACCCGCTCCTATCAGGTGGGATCCGGCCCCAACGTGCGCCAGTAG
- a CDS encoding AMP-binding protein, protein MGAKRSCVFNYRARGVALDTHANSTLSNYVTSPVEGGLIHALLDEAVAEVPDACAVRDAVGEWSYRRLSELSHAFGNWLQERGVRPGDRVVTQTPSNRELVAMFYGASRCGAIFVPLNPAMKAFHLESVLKNADPALIVAAGANVEPLREAATAPVHDVADIWPEVEALDERGAPPVSAKVDPDDIGVLIYTSGSTSAPKAVMGPHAQVTFASHAINAELGYQPDDVVFCRFPLSWDYGLYKVLLSCIGRSEIVLAGEESDLVLLRRMREVGATIVPIVPSLAGMIATLAGRDSEPAPPVRMFTNTGAALPASTIDALRKHFSGARVVRQFGQTECKRISIMPPEMELEKPESVGRPLPGTRVLILGENGEEMPVGEVGEIVAAGPHVMPGYWCAPELTARAFRRDEATGELRLHTGDYGHLDADGFLYFEGRRDDMFKRKGIRMSTLEIEAAAMDIPGVRSAAVLPPTGKYDLAVFVEGELEEHAVLRELRLRLEPQKVPAVCRVVDDVPLTLHGKNSREALVKMLDGSNR, encoded by the coding sequence ATGGGCGCGAAACGCTCGTGTGTTTTCAACTACCGGGCACGGGGAGTGGCCTTGGATACCCACGCGAACTCGACCCTGAGTAATTATGTGACCTCGCCCGTAGAGGGTGGACTCATTCATGCCTTGCTGGATGAGGCCGTCGCGGAGGTACCAGATGCCTGTGCCGTTCGCGACGCGGTCGGGGAATGGAGTTACCGTCGGCTGAGTGAACTCAGTCACGCATTTGGAAATTGGCTGCAGGAACGCGGCGTCCGACCGGGGGACCGCGTCGTAACGCAGACGCCGAGCAACCGGGAACTGGTCGCCATGTTCTACGGCGCCTCCCGCTGCGGAGCCATCTTCGTTCCGCTGAACCCGGCGATGAAGGCCTTCCACCTGGAGTCGGTGCTGAAGAACGCCGACCCGGCGCTGATCGTGGCGGCCGGAGCCAACGTCGAGCCGCTGCGCGAGGCCGCCACCGCGCCCGTGCACGATGTGGCCGACATCTGGCCCGAGGTCGAGGCGCTGGACGAGCGCGGGGCGCCCCCGGTGTCCGCCAAGGTCGACCCCGACGACATCGGGGTCCTCATCTACACCTCCGGCAGCACCTCCGCCCCCAAGGCGGTGATGGGCCCGCACGCTCAGGTGACCTTCGCGTCCCACGCGATTAACGCCGAGTTGGGCTACCAGCCCGACGACGTCGTCTTCTGCCGCTTCCCGCTGTCCTGGGACTACGGCCTCTACAAGGTCCTGCTGTCCTGCATCGGCCGCTCCGAGATCGTGCTCGCCGGTGAGGAGTCCGACCTCGTGCTGCTCCGGCGCATGCGGGAGGTCGGCGCCACCATCGTCCCGATCGTCCCGTCCCTGGCCGGCATGATCGCCACCCTGGCCGGACGCGACTCCGAACCCGCGCCGCCCGTCCGGATGTTCACCAACACCGGCGCGGCCCTGCCCGCCTCCACCATCGACGCGCTGCGCAAGCACTTCTCCGGCGCGCGCGTGGTGCGGCAGTTCGGCCAGACCGAGTGCAAGCGCATCTCGATCATGCCGCCGGAGATGGAGCTGGAGAAGCCCGAGTCCGTCGGTCGTCCCCTGCCCGGGACCCGGGTGCTGATCCTCGGCGAGAACGGCGAGGAGATGCCGGTGGGCGAGGTCGGCGAGATCGTCGCCGCCGGCCCCCACGTGATGCCCGGTTACTGGTGCGCCCCCGAGCTGACCGCCCGCGCCTTCCGGCGCGACGAGGCCACCGGTGAGCTGCGCCTGCACACCGGCGACTACGGGCACCTCGACGCCGACGGATTCCTGTACTTCGAGGGCCGCCGCGACGACATGTTCAAGCGCAAGGGCATCCGGATGAGCACGCTGGAGATCGAGGCCGCGGCCATGGACATCCCCGGCGTCCGCAGCGCCGCCGTCCTGCCGCCGACCGGCAAATACGACCTGGCCGTCTTCGTCGAGGGCGAGCTGGAGGAACACGCGGTGCTGCGGGAGCTGCGGCTCCGCCTGGAACCGCAGAAGGTCCCGGCGGTCTGCCGTGTCGTCGACGACGTCCCCCTCACGCTGCACGGCAAGAACTCGCGGGAGGCCCTGGTGAAGATGCTCGACGGGAGTAACCGGTGA
- a CDS encoding AMP-binding protein, whose translation MKETSNPALYRRFLRGLALSPDRPAVRLGTQAITYESAHRRALLWAGSLLAGTPEPPTAVGVLAGKGVQSYVGILAGLYAGATVVPLHPAFPAPRTRRMLEMSGVSAVLVDDKGLAGLPDVLGDDLVVPVLAPEVGAVVPAPLKEIPLDPAHALTAPRPVTADDTAYMLFTSGSTGVPKGVPISHGNTHHYFGLLDERYDFTPDDVFSQTFDLNFDCGMFDLFCAWGAGASVTYMPPQAYRDIPAFMAEQGMTVWFSTPSSIALLRRMGALTPGSMPSLRWSFFAGEALRMDDVADWHAAAPNSTVENLYGPTELTVTITGHRWSPEETPKLGINGLMPIGRVHEGHDHLLLDADGVPTDADEGELCITGPQMTAGYLDPADNKGRFVEHDGRSWYRTGDRIRRAENGELVYVGRLDAQVQVQGWRVELAEIEYALRGVDDVEDAVTVTREGEGGTELVVFYTGAPTSPAALARELRRVLPPGMLPKEYRHVAEFPLNPNRKIDRGRLASDANVIERA comes from the coding sequence ATGAAGGAAACATCCAACCCGGCGTTGTACAGGCGTTTCCTTCGCGGGCTCGCCCTTTCCCCCGACCGTCCCGCGGTCCGGCTGGGCACACAGGCCATCACCTACGAGAGCGCCCACCGGCGCGCCCTGCTGTGGGCCGGGTCCCTGCTCGCCGGGACTCCCGAGCCGCCCACTGCCGTCGGCGTCCTGGCCGGCAAGGGCGTGCAGTCCTACGTCGGCATCCTGGCCGGGCTGTACGCCGGGGCGACCGTCGTCCCGCTCCACCCCGCCTTCCCCGCCCCCCGCACCCGGCGGATGCTCGAGATGTCGGGCGTGTCGGCGGTCCTGGTCGACGACAAGGGCCTGGCCGGACTCCCGGACGTCCTCGGCGACGACCTGGTCGTCCCGGTTCTGGCCCCCGAGGTCGGCGCCGTGGTGCCCGCCCCCCTCAAGGAGATCCCCCTCGACCCCGCCCACGCCCTGACCGCACCCCGCCCGGTCACCGCCGACGACACGGCCTACATGCTGTTCACCTCCGGTTCCACCGGGGTCCCCAAGGGCGTGCCGATCAGCCACGGCAACACCCACCACTACTTCGGGCTGCTCGACGAGCGCTACGACTTCACCCCCGACGACGTCTTCTCCCAGACGTTCGACCTCAACTTCGACTGCGGCATGTTCGACCTCTTCTGCGCCTGGGGCGCGGGCGCCAGCGTCACCTACATGCCGCCGCAGGCCTACCGGGACATACCCGCCTTCATGGCCGAGCAGGGCATGACGGTGTGGTTCTCCACGCCGAGCAGCATCGCGCTCCTGCGTCGCATGGGCGCGCTGACGCCGGGGTCGATGCCTTCGCTGCGCTGGAGCTTCTTCGCCGGTGAGGCGCTGCGCATGGACGACGTCGCCGACTGGCACGCCGCCGCCCCGAACTCCACGGTGGAGAACCTGTACGGCCCGACCGAGCTCACCGTCACCATCACCGGCCACCGCTGGTCACCCGAGGAGACGCCGAAGCTGGGGATCAACGGCCTCATGCCCATCGGCCGGGTCCACGAGGGCCACGACCACCTGCTGCTCGACGCCGACGGCGTGCCCACCGACGCCGACGAGGGCGAACTGTGCATCACCGGTCCGCAGATGACGGCCGGGTACCTCGACCCCGCCGACAACAAGGGCCGGTTCGTCGAGCACGACGGGCGCAGCTGGTACCGCACCGGCGACCGCATCCGCCGCGCCGAGAACGGCGAACTCGTCTACGTGGGCCGTCTCGACGCCCAGGTCCAGGTGCAGGGGTGGCGCGTGGAGCTGGCGGAGATCGAGTATGCGCTGCGGGGCGTCGACGACGTCGAGGACGCGGTCACCGTGACCCGGGAGGGCGAGGGAGGAACCGAGCTGGTCGTCTTCTACACCGGTGCCCCTACCTCGCCCGCCGCGCTCGCCCGCGAACTGCGCCGCGTCCTGCCCCCGGGCATGCTGCCCAAGGAGTACCGGCACGTGGCCGAGTTCCCGCTCAACCCCAACCGGAAGATCGACCGGGGACGGCTGGCCAGCGACGCGAACGTGATCGAGCGAGCGTAG
- a CDS encoding phosphopantetheine-binding protein, giving the protein MWDERFEELLRSYVPFLSADEPLEEDTDLRDLGLDSMGTVELLAQLEAAYDVRFVDEALTMETFASPGVLWKTLQEMSSS; this is encoded by the coding sequence ATGTGGGATGAACGGTTCGAAGAGCTTCTGCGGTCCTACGTTCCCTTTCTCTCCGCGGACGAGCCGCTGGAGGAGGACACCGACCTTCGGGATCTGGGTCTGGACTCGATGGGGACCGTCGAGCTGCTCGCGCAGCTGGAGGCCGCCTATGACGTGCGGTTCGTGGACGAGGCGCTGACCATGGAGACCTTCGCCTCCCCGGGCGTGCTGTGGAAGACCCTCCAGGAGATGTCCTCGTCCTGA
- a CDS encoding ACP S-malonyltransferase, producing the protein MENGARTGEAVVFPGMGPTRFADVGKFMVINPIARELVAVSNDTLGYSLVERFKQTPGDYSEYAQAAFLINCLAMARWAEQEHGARPEACVGPSFGGKAAAIYSGALDPAQGISMAVRLARLQDEFFAEEHTDVVTSSFARVPDEALREVLDGMDARGEWYDIACRVDRDFHMVSLRREHLDAFKKELRGHGGLPLYEMHPPMHSSAFGNLRKRADAEIFADLEFRDPKLPVIADQDGTVITTADGVRTLLLDGFVRAVQWPEAVAALQQRGISKVYVCGQDSLFGRVGVTTRTFDVVPVNPQMVMRPKRRPKARRQAG; encoded by the coding sequence ATGGAGAACGGTGCCCGGACGGGCGAGGCGGTCGTCTTCCCCGGGATGGGGCCGACCCGCTTCGCGGACGTCGGCAAGTTCATGGTCATCAACCCGATCGCGCGGGAGCTCGTCGCGGTCTCCAACGACACCCTCGGCTACTCGCTCGTCGAGCGATTCAAGCAGACCCCGGGCGACTACTCGGAGTACGCGCAGGCCGCGTTCCTGATCAACTGCCTGGCCATGGCGAGGTGGGCCGAGCAGGAGCACGGCGCCCGGCCGGAGGCCTGCGTCGGGCCGAGCTTCGGCGGCAAGGCGGCGGCGATCTACTCCGGCGCGCTGGACCCCGCGCAAGGCATCTCGATGGCGGTGCGCCTGGCCCGGCTGCAGGACGAGTTCTTCGCCGAGGAGCACACCGACGTCGTCACCTCCTCCTTCGCGCGCGTGCCGGACGAGGCGCTGCGCGAGGTGCTCGACGGCATGGACGCGCGTGGTGAGTGGTACGACATCGCGTGCCGCGTCGACCGCGACTTCCACATGGTCTCGCTGCGGCGCGAGCACCTCGACGCGTTCAAGAAGGAGCTGCGCGGCCACGGCGGGCTGCCGCTGTACGAGATGCACCCGCCCATGCACTCCTCCGCCTTCGGAAACCTGCGGAAGCGGGCGGACGCGGAGATCTTCGCCGACCTGGAGTTCCGCGACCCGAAGCTGCCGGTGATCGCCGACCAGGACGGGACGGTCATCACCACGGCCGACGGCGTGCGCACCCTGCTCCTCGACGGGTTCGTCCGGGCGGTGCAGTGGCCCGAGGCCGTGGCGGCCCTCCAGCAGCGGGGCATCTCCAAGGTCTACGTGTGCGGCCAGGACTCCCTGTTCGGCCGGGTCGGGGTCACCACCCGCACCTTCGACGTCGTCCCGGTCAACCCCCAGATGGTCATGCGGCCCAAGCGGCGGCCGAAGGCGCGGCGGCAGGCGGGCTGA
- a CDS encoding proline iminopeptidase-family hydrolase, with the protein MSLAPSAKGTVPFKEFETWYRVTGDLDSERPALVLLHGGPGSTHDYMLNMAELSELGFPVVHYDQLGNGGSTHLPDRGAAFWTVKLFLDELDNLLQGLGIADKYVLFGQSWGGMLAARHASKGPEGLRGLVIANAPASYQLWLREMKVLREQLPEEVNATLLRHEAAGTTQSDEYFDAMRVFYEKHVCRLSPWPRDYMASFMEIYNDPTVYYAMNGPSEFHVIGTLKDWSVEECSADIEVPTLLISGRYDEATPATVQPFYDNIPDARWEIFEESSHLPHLEEPERFREVMAEFLKGIA; encoded by the coding sequence ATGTCCCTGGCTCCGAGCGCCAAAGGGACCGTGCCGTTCAAGGAATTTGAGACGTGGTATCGCGTCACCGGCGATCTGGATTCCGAGCGGCCCGCTCTCGTTCTGTTGCACGGGGGGCCGGGGAGTACGCACGACTACATGTTGAACATGGCCGAGCTCAGCGAGCTCGGTTTTCCTGTCGTGCACTACGACCAGCTCGGAAACGGCGGCTCCACCCACCTGCCCGACCGTGGCGCGGCCTTTTGGACGGTCAAGCTGTTCCTGGACGAGCTGGACAATCTCCTGCAGGGGCTTGGGATCGCCGACAAATACGTGCTGTTCGGCCAGTCCTGGGGCGGCATGCTCGCCGCCCGGCACGCCTCCAAGGGTCCCGAGGGGCTGCGCGGCCTGGTCATCGCCAACGCTCCGGCCTCCTACCAGCTGTGGCTGCGGGAGATGAAGGTGCTGCGGGAGCAGCTGCCGGAGGAGGTCAACGCGACCCTGCTCCGCCACGAGGCGGCGGGCACGACGCAGAGCGACGAGTATTTCGACGCCATGCGGGTCTTCTATGAGAAGCATGTCTGCCGGTTGTCGCCGTGGCCGCGCGACTACATGGCCTCCTTTATGGAGATCTACAACGACCCGACGGTGTACTACGCGATGAACGGCCCCAGCGAGTTCCACGTCATCGGAACTCTCAAGGACTGGTCGGTGGAGGAATGCTCCGCCGATATCGAGGTGCCCACACTGCTGATATCCGGGCGGTACGACGAGGCCACTCCGGCCACCGTCCAGCCGTTCTATGACAATATCCCGGACGCGCGTTGGGAGATCTTCGAGGAATCCAGCCACCTGCCGCACCTGGAGGAGCCGGAGCGTTTCCGGGAGGTCATGGCGGAATTCCTGAAGGGGATCGCGTGA
- a CDS encoding CPBP family intramembrane glutamic endopeptidase has protein sequence MSTPPSGSGFGAVSRAGRATGRRIDRRSGRAIIVFCVLACVLAWVPVSPLWLGGDGLDHPQGRLLIGLMMFTPAMAAFIVLRFVDRPASIPRATGMTPLRPAGRLLRYCACGLVFPPIVMLGGVLLATAAGAYQPDLANFSGFRVFAAGLGLTDADGQGVPLGALGLLAALQLVGVLLSLPMMFGEEWGWRGYLLPALVPMGVVPAAVAHGVVWGVWHAPIILLGYNFGRPDLIGLGAMTALSVLLGAVLAWLRLASGSLWPAVIAHGAFNNSTAIVVVFSDADAGLGTSSTLPSAVWAAIGACLLTLIAVGYAVHRIRSSMHPNPHKGAAS, from the coding sequence ATGTCCACCCCACCCTCGGGCAGCGGATTCGGCGCCGTGTCGCGGGCCGGTCGCGCGACTGGTCGGCGCATCGACCGCCGCTCCGGCCGGGCCATCATCGTGTTCTGTGTCCTGGCCTGCGTACTTGCCTGGGTCCCCGTCTCCCCGCTGTGGCTCGGAGGCGACGGATTGGACCACCCGCAGGGGCGGCTGCTCATCGGGCTGATGATGTTCACTCCGGCTATGGCGGCGTTCATCGTTCTGCGGTTCGTCGACCGACCGGCCAGCATCCCCCGCGCGACGGGCATGACCCCGCTGCGCCCGGCCGGGCGCCTGCTGCGATACTGCGCCTGCGGGCTCGTCTTCCCGCCGATCGTCATGCTGGGCGGCGTCCTGCTCGCGACGGCGGCGGGCGCCTACCAGCCGGACCTGGCGAACTTCTCCGGCTTCCGCGTGTTCGCCGCCGGCCTGGGCCTCACTGACGCGGACGGCCAAGGCGTCCCACTGGGCGCGCTCGGGCTCCTCGCCGCCCTGCAGCTGGTCGGCGTACTGCTCAGCCTGCCGATGATGTTCGGCGAGGAGTGGGGGTGGCGCGGCTACCTGCTGCCCGCGCTCGTGCCGATGGGAGTGGTTCCCGCGGCGGTGGCCCACGGAGTGGTGTGGGGCGTGTGGCACGCCCCGATCATCCTGCTCGGCTACAACTTCGGCCGACCCGACCTGATCGGCCTCGGCGCGATGACCGCGTTGAGCGTCCTGTTGGGCGCGGTCCTGGCCTGGCTGCGCCTGGCCTCCGGTTCGCTGTGGCCCGCTGTCATAGCGCACGGGGCGTTCAACAACTCGACCGCGATCGTCGTCGTCTTCAGCGACGCCGATGCGGGTCTGGGGACCTCCAGCACGCTGCCGAGCGCGGTCTGGGCCGCGATAGGCGCCTGCCTCCTCACCCTGATCGCCGTCGGCTACGCCGTCCACAGAATCCGATCCTCGATGCACCCGAACCCCCACAAGGGAGCCGCGTCCTGA
- a CDS encoding DUF5655 domain-containing protein, producing the protein MSGARDWRSMMEDSARLLRKRTGAGVEEWNARVRASGADDTEGQLRSWLTGQGVTGYAQALLVMERFGYPDFLTATADELIDAQYADRPALRPVLDAILGAATGFDEVHVQARKTYVSLVGPRRTFALVRASTARRVDLGLRLEPQGTEGRLLPARSLGNDDFRWRIALASPDDVDDEVVAWLRRAYEVNL; encoded by the coding sequence ATGTCCGGGGCGAGGGACTGGCGGTCCATGATGGAAGACTCCGCGCGGCTACTCCGGAAACGAACCGGCGCCGGGGTCGAGGAGTGGAACGCCCGGGTGCGAGCCAGCGGAGCCGACGACACGGAGGGCCAGTTGCGCTCATGGCTCACCGGCCAGGGCGTGACCGGATACGCGCAGGCACTCCTCGTCATGGAGCGGTTCGGCTACCCCGACTTCCTCACCGCCACCGCCGACGAACTCATCGACGCCCAGTACGCCGACCGGCCCGCGCTACGCCCCGTGCTGGACGCCATCCTTGGCGCCGCGACGGGGTTCGACGAGGTCCATGTCCAGGCGCGCAAGACGTACGTGTCGCTGGTCGGGCCGCGCCGGACCTTCGCCCTCGTTCGGGCATCGACGGCCAGGCGCGTCGATCTCGGCCTGCGACTCGAACCCCAGGGAACCGAGGGCAGGTTGCTCCCGGCCAGGAGCCTCGGCAACGACGACTTCCGGTGGCGGATCGCCCTCGCGTCTCCAGACGATGTCGACGACGAGGTCGTGGCCTGGCTGCGTCGCGCGTACGAGGTGAACCTCTAG